In Rhinatrema bivittatum chromosome 11, aRhiBiv1.1, whole genome shotgun sequence, a single window of DNA contains:
- the COQ5 gene encoding 2-methoxy-6-polyprenyl-1,4-benzoquinol methylase, mitochondrial isoform X2, with protein sequence MNDVMTLGIHRLWKDSLLRLMNPYPGTQLLDVAGGTGDIAFLFLDYIHSQREVQLRRDLKSYQNLSWLEVSKSYQKTRQDLLGGSHVVICDVNQKMMAIGEKKAQHLGYTEGLSWVVGNAEELPFTADKFDVYSVAFGIRNMTHIKQALQEAYRVLKPGGRFLCLEFSHASNPLISRIYDLYSFQVIPVLGEVIAGEWQSYQYLVESIRLFPTQEEFKAMIEDAGFMKVDYHNLTSGVVAIHSGFKL encoded by the exons ATGAATGATGTTATGACCCTTGGAATTCATCGGCTCTGGAAGGATAGCCTGCTACGCCTCATGAACCCTTATCCTGGAACTCAGCTCCTGGATGTGGCTGGAGGGACAG GTGACATTGCCTTCCTTTTTCTTGATTATATACATTCTCAGCGGGAGGTTCAATTGCGTAGAGATCTGAAATCCTACCAGAATTTGTCATGGTTGGAAGTCTCTAAGAGTTACCAGAAGACAAGACAGGACTTGTTAGGCGGTTCTCATGTTGTGATATGTGACGTCAATCAAAAGATGATGGCCATTGGGGAGAAGAAAGCACAGCACCTCGGCTATACGGAAG GCTTGTCCTGGGTTGTGGGAAATGCTGAAGAGCTGCCCTTCACTGCTGACAAGTTTGACGTATATAGTGTTGCTTTTGGTATTCGGAACATGACGCACATTAAGCAG GCACTGCAGGAGGCCTACCGTGTACTGAAACCAGGGGGAAGATTTCTGTGTCTGGAGTTCAGCCATGCCAGCAACCCTCTCATTTCCAG GATCTATGATTTGTATAGTTTCCAAGTTATCCCTGTCCTGGGTGAGGTAATTGCTGGAGAGTGGCAGTCCTACCAATACCTAGTAGAAAGCATCCGACTCTTCCCTACCCAG GAAGAGTTTAAGGCCATGATCGAAGATGCAGGTTTCATGAAGGTGGATTACCATAATCTTACATCTGGTGTCGTTGCCATTCACTCTGGCTTCAAACTCTGA